Proteins encoded together in one Vibrio metoecus window:
- the modC gene encoding molybdenum ABC transporter ATP-binding protein ModC has product MSEVILQIQKQLGDTHLYVDLRLPASGICAIFGRSGAGKTSLINLISGLTTPEHGEIHLAGRTLFSSSQRINLPIEQRKIGYVFQDARLFPHYTVRGNLNYGVTQADPDYFASVTRLLALEPLLDRHPRDLSGGEKQRVAIGRALLSKPDLLLMDEPLASLDMPRKKEVMPFLENLAQHFQLPILYVSHSMQEILRLADHLVVLDQGKVLSSGPIEQVWSSKAMRPWQSFSEQSTLFSATVSKHHQEYGLTQVRLADEVLLWVQQVDAEIGSSVRMQVRANDVSIALDKPTASSIRNILPARIVAIEHQQPSKKSVSLKLELAPKCYLWAVVTEWAHAELALKVGMSVFAQIKGVSVSQRDVILTH; this is encoded by the coding sequence ATGAGCGAGGTGATTTTACAAATCCAAAAGCAATTAGGGGATACTCACCTCTATGTGGATTTACGACTGCCTGCATCAGGGATTTGCGCGATTTTTGGCCGTTCTGGAGCGGGGAAAACCTCGTTAATCAACCTGATTAGTGGATTAACCACGCCTGAGCACGGTGAAATTCACCTTGCCGGACGAACTCTGTTTAGTTCATCACAGCGTATTAACCTGCCGATTGAACAACGCAAGATCGGTTATGTGTTCCAAGATGCACGGCTTTTTCCGCACTATACGGTGCGTGGCAACCTCAATTACGGGGTGACTCAAGCTGATCCTGATTATTTTGCCAGCGTCACTCGCTTATTGGCATTAGAGCCGTTATTAGATCGCCATCCACGCGATCTCTCTGGTGGAGAAAAGCAGCGTGTGGCGATTGGGCGTGCACTGCTGTCTAAACCCGATTTATTGTTGATGGATGAACCGCTGGCATCGCTCGATATGCCACGTAAGAAAGAAGTGATGCCGTTTCTGGAAAACCTCGCGCAGCATTTTCAACTGCCGATCCTTTATGTCTCACACAGCATGCAGGAAATTTTGCGCTTGGCCGATCATCTGGTGGTATTGGATCAGGGCAAAGTTTTGAGTTCGGGGCCGATTGAGCAAGTCTGGTCATCCAAAGCGATGCGACCTTGGCAATCATTCAGTGAGCAAAGCACGCTGTTTTCCGCAACGGTGAGCAAACATCACCAAGAATACGGTTTGACTCAAGTTCGCTTGGCGGATGAGGTTCTACTTTGGGTACAGCAAGTGGATGCTGAAATCGGCAGCAGTGTGCGCATGCAAGTGCGTGCCAATGATGTGTCGATAGCGCTAGACAAACCGACCGCGAGTTCCATTCGAAATATTTTGCCAGCACGCATTGTGGCGATTGAACACCAACAACCGAGCAAAAAAAGTGTTTCGCTGAAATTGGAATTGGCACCGAAATGCTATTTGTGGGCGGTGGTTACTGAATGGGCTCACGCGGAGTTGGCGCTAAAGGTGGGCATGTCAGTGTTCGCGCAAATTAAAGGGGTCAGTGTGTCACAACGCGACGTGATCCTGACCCACTAA